The segment TTACAAGCTTTCGATTTTTAACTTCTTCGTGAACCGTACTGATTTATAGCAGTCCTAAATGATTCTTGAAGGCAAAATCCCCGACTTCTTAGAAAAGTCGGGGATCTCAAGGGTTGGCTCACAACTGTGCCGAGGATTGTTACATCAGGAGCCAGCCGATCTATTGGCTCATTATCCCCAGCCTGTAGTTCGTTTCTAAGGCGACAGGCGCTCAATTACCCAGCTACCATCATCGCGAAGCTGGTAAAACAAGCGATCGTGCAGGCGACTCGGACGACCCTGCCAAAATTCGATCCCTGTTGGGATCACTCGATAGCCTCCCCAGTGCTGTGGTCTGGGAATCTCCTGGTTTTCAAATTTCCCTTTCAATTCTTCTAACCGTTGCTCAAGCACCTCGCGGCTGTCGATGACTTGACTTTGGTGCGAAGCCCAAGCACCCAGCTGACTTAAGAGCGGACGGCTGTGAAAATAGGTATCAGACTCTTCATCTGAAACCTTCTCTACCCGCCCTTCAATCCGCACCTGGCGTTCCAGTTCCGCCCACCAAAAAACTAACGATGCCCACGGATTTTCCTGAAGTTGCTGTGCTTTGTGACTCTCGTAATTACTGTAGAAGACGAAGCCTCGTTCGTCGAAGTCCTTGAGTAACACCATTCTGGCGCTTGGGTTGCCAACAGCCGTCGCCGTGGCAAGAGTCATCGCATTGGGTTCAGGCAGTTGGGCTTCTCGTGCCTGGTCAAACCACTTGCGAAATTGTTTGAAGGGATTGGGGTCAGCATCAGCTCGCTCAAGCCCGGATCTTTTGTAATCTTTACGCAGATCCGCTACACTTATATCCATTTTGGTTTCTCAATTAACTTCATTTCCTAATAGGTATTTTCTCGCAGCCCTTGACTCCAATTTTTTACCTTTTAAAAAAGATACCAATTTGCCGATAAGTCTATAAACTATAGACTGTCGATACCTCAGAGTCTAATATCTAGGCAGCTCTGGTGATAAAAGTGCCTCAGTGTGCAAATGCTACAGGTTTTTTCCCATGCGCCGTTCAGCCAATCTTCAACGCCTCCTACTTTTGGGTCTGAGCGGCCCAATCATCGCCCTAAATATCTGGGTTCTGTCCCAGATATTTCGCTATTTTGAGCATTTATTCGCAGTGCTAACCATCGCGGCGATTTTAGCGTTTTTACTCAACTATGCAGTCCGGATTTTCGAGCGGTTTCGGCTCAGTCGCGCTCAAGCGGTCATAGTCGTTTTGCTTTTGACTTTAACATTTTTGGCTGTCGT is part of the Funiculus sociatus GB2-C1 genome and harbors:
- the pdxH gene encoding pyridoxamine 5'-phosphate oxidase yields the protein MDISVADLRKDYKRSGLERADADPNPFKQFRKWFDQAREAQLPEPNAMTLATATAVGNPSARMVLLKDFDERGFVFYSNYESHKAQQLQENPWASLVFWWAELERQVRIEGRVEKVSDEESDTYFHSRPLLSQLGAWASHQSQVIDSREVLEQRLEELKGKFENQEIPRPQHWGGYRVIPTGIEFWQGRPSRLHDRLFYQLRDDGSWVIERLSP